In Thermorudis peleae, a genomic segment contains:
- a CDS encoding VIT1/CCC1 transporter family protein, protein MAVSVREAEQKASSRHPWWWSLVPGLRQGVRHGEDPAELEQRFILQVVQPALVGLMDGSVSTLAPIFASAYATGRPHVAFVVGLAAAVGAAISMGFAEALSDTGELTGRGGPVQRGVITGASTFVGGILHTLPFLIPVLHLALVSAYIVVGVELIAIALIRYRFFKMPMLKSVIQVIVGGALVFAAGVLIGNS, encoded by the coding sequence GGCGAGCAGTCGGCACCCCTGGTGGTGGTCACTGGTGCCGGGGTTGCGCCAGGGCGTGCGGCACGGTGAAGATCCCGCGGAACTGGAGCAGCGGTTCATCCTCCAGGTGGTGCAGCCGGCGCTCGTCGGGTTGATGGATGGCTCGGTCTCGACGCTTGCTCCGATCTTTGCCAGCGCCTATGCGACTGGTCGGCCGCATGTGGCGTTCGTCGTTGGTCTTGCGGCGGCGGTTGGTGCGGCGATTAGTATGGGCTTTGCGGAAGCGCTGTCTGACACGGGGGAGCTGACGGGGCGTGGCGGGCCAGTGCAGCGCGGCGTGATTACCGGGGCATCGACCTTTGTCGGCGGTATCCTGCATACGTTGCCCTTCTTGATCCCGGTGCTGCACCTGGCGCTGGTGTCGGCGTACATCGTCGTGGGCGTTGAGCTGATCGCGATTGCTCTGATCCGTTACCGCTTCTTCAAGATGCCGATGCTGAAGTCGGTTATCCAGGTAATTGTCGGTGGGGCGCTGGTCTTTGCGGCCGGTGTGCTGATCGGGAATTCGTAG
- the glgA gene encoding glycogen synthase, whose amino-acid sequence MSTPGAVTFFTNEYPPHVYGGAGVHVAELTRALSRLLTVEVRCFGDQQLETERLRVRGYPAWEAVARPADPRFAGAFDALSRTLLMVKDRPLGELVHCHTWYTDLAGFLAKLLWETPLVVTIHSLEPLRPWKAEQLGAAYRVSSWMERTGIEHADAVIAVSAATRADVLRLFAVAPERVHVIHNGIDPTVYHKVEETAALMRYGVDPGRPYVLFVGRMTRQKGLPYLLDAVPYLDPGIQVVLCAGKPDTPEIGQEVASKVAALQATRPGVIWIQAMLPREELLQLYSHAAVFCCPSIYEPFGLINLEAMACEVPVVASAVGGIPEVVVDGETGILVPVTIDPDTLTPVDPDGFARGLAEAINRLVVDSTLRRQMGQRGRRRVEEQFSWDAIARQTLALYRQVLAGARR is encoded by the coding sequence GTGTCGACGCCAGGTGCGGTGACCTTCTTCACCAACGAGTATCCGCCCCATGTCTATGGTGGGGCCGGGGTGCATGTCGCGGAGCTAACCCGGGCCCTGTCTCGTCTGCTCACCGTCGAAGTCCGCTGTTTTGGCGACCAGCAACTCGAGACCGAGCGGTTGCGTGTCCGGGGTTATCCGGCCTGGGAGGCGGTGGCACGTCCGGCGGATCCGCGTTTTGCTGGCGCGTTCGATGCGCTCTCGCGGACGTTGCTGATGGTCAAGGATCGGCCGCTCGGCGAGCTTGTCCACTGTCACACCTGGTACACCGACCTGGCGGGGTTTCTCGCCAAGCTGCTGTGGGAGACGCCGCTGGTCGTGACCATTCACTCGCTCGAGCCGCTGCGCCCCTGGAAGGCCGAGCAGCTGGGGGCAGCCTACCGGGTGAGTTCGTGGATGGAGCGGACGGGCATTGAGCACGCTGATGCGGTGATCGCGGTGTCGGCGGCGACGCGTGCGGACGTGCTGCGCCTCTTTGCCGTTGCGCCGGAGCGCGTCCACGTGATCCACAACGGCATTGACCCGACGGTCTACCACAAGGTCGAGGAGACTGCGGCGCTCATGCGCTATGGCGTTGACCCGGGGCGGCCGTACGTGCTGTTCGTCGGGCGGATGACACGACAGAAGGGGCTCCCGTACTTGCTGGATGCCGTGCCGTATCTGGATCCGGGCATCCAGGTCGTCCTCTGCGCGGGCAAGCCCGATACGCCGGAGATTGGGCAGGAGGTCGCGAGCAAGGTGGCGGCGCTGCAGGCAACGCGGCCGGGCGTGATCTGGATTCAGGCGATGCTGCCGCGGGAGGAACTGCTGCAGCTCTACTCGCATGCAGCGGTCTTCTGCTGTCCGTCGATTTACGAGCCGTTCGGGCTGATAAACCTTGAGGCGATGGCGTGCGAGGTGCCCGTTGTTGCGTCGGCGGTTGGCGGCATTCCGGAAGTCGTGGTTGACGGTGAGACGGGGATCCTGGTGCCGGTGACGATCGATCCAGATACGCTCACGCCAGTGGATCCGGACGGGTTTGCCCGTGGGCTGGCGGAGGCGATCAACCGGCTGGTTGTCGATTCGACCCTGCGCCGGCAGATGGGGCAGCGTGGCCGGCGCAGGGTCGAGGAGCAGTTCAGCTGGGACGCGATCGCGCGGCAGACGCTGGCGCTCTATCGCCAGGTGCTGGCCGGCGCACGACGCTAG